The following is a genomic window from Fusobacterium sp. DD2.
ACTGGTGTAACTCCACCACATCCAGATGGCTTCGCACATTTTTATTTTTATTAATAATCTGAATAAGTCTTTTATACTCCTCTGGATCCACAACCCTCTTATCGGTTGTTATTCTGAAAGTTCCTCTTTTCTCTTTTCCTTCTGGATCATACTCAGGCCATTCTGACACTTTAAATCCCTTGTACAACATTGAGCACATATCTTCCAGCACTCCAATAGTTCCTTTAGTTGCTCTAAAAAGAACAGCTTTTCGAACTATTTCCCTCTTTTCTGCTGTGGATACTCCAAACCTGAAATCAGAAAATCCCCACAACATCAAGTTTAATTCTTCATCTGTCATGTTGTCTATTCTATCCCACACGCCTAGACGCTTACGCACTTTAGTATCT
Proteins encoded in this region:
- a CDS encoding phage tail protein translates to MIKNKDLKLTDIAAESTLSDERTRLMFMAIDEMLKYSDTKVRKRLGVWDRIDNMTDEELNLMLWGFSDFRFGVSTAEKREIVRKAVLFRATKGTIGVLEDMCSMLYKGFKVSEWPEYDPEGKEKRGTFRITTDKRVVDPEEYKRLIQIINKNKNVRSHLDVVELHQYGGSKLYVGGYKVFNVVTTKEKRVGDIDTKAPINIKAYKQIIQEVSK